The Pecten maximus chromosome 10, xPecMax1.1, whole genome shotgun sequence region gggtatataaatatgtgtcaGGGGGTATATAAATCTGTGTCAGGGGGTATATATAAATCTGTGTCAGGGAGTATATAAATCTGTGTCAGGGGGTATATAAATCTGTGTCAGGGGGTATATAAATCTATGTCAGGGGGTATATAAATCTGTGTCAGGGGGTATATAAATCTGTGTCAGGGGGTATATAAATCTATGTCAGGGGGTATATAAATCTGTGTCAGggggtatataaatatgtgtcagggggtatataaatatgtgGTCAGGGGGTAATATTTGTCCAGGGGTATATAAATAAAGCTGTGTCAGGGGGTATTAATTAGGGGgtatatataaatttgtcagGGGTATAAAATCTATGTCAGGGGGTATATAATCTGTGTCAGGGAGTATATAAATGGGTATTCAGTCAGGGTATATAAATCTGTGTCAGGGGTATATAAATCTGTGTCAGGGGGTATATAAATCTGTGTCAGAGGGTATATAAATCTGTGTCAGGGGGTATATAAATCTGTGTCAGGGagtatatataaatctgtatcagaGGGTATATAAATCTGTGTTAGGGGGTATATAAATCTGTGTCAGGGGGTATATAAATCTGTGTCAGGGGGTATATAAATCTGTGTCAGGGATATATAAATCTATGTAAGGGGGTATTACATAATGAATTGGGGGGTATACAAATCGATGTCAGGGGGTATATAAATCTGTGTCAGGGAGTATATAAATTGGGGATATATAAATCTATGTCAGGGGGTATATAAATCTATGTCAGGGGTATATAAATCTGTGTCAGGGGGTATATAAATCTGTGTCAGGGGTATATAAATCTGTGTCAGGGAGTATATAAATCTATGTCAGGGGctatatataaatctgtgtCAGAGGGTATATAAATCTGTGTCAGGGGGTATATATAAATCTGTGTCAGGGGGTATATATAAATCTGTGTCAGGGGGTATATAAATCTGTGTCAGGGGGTATATAAATCTATGTCAGGGGGTATATAAATCTGTGTCAGGGGTATATAAATTTGTGTCAGGAGTATAGAAATTTGAGATATATAGATCTATGTAAGGGGGTATTACATAATGAATTGGGGGGGGTATACAAATTGATGTAAGGGGTATATAAATCTATGTCAGGGAGTATATAAATCTGTAAGTGAGGGGGTATTCTATGTCAGGGAGTATATTAATTGGGGATATATAAATCTATGTCAGGGGGTATATAAATCTGTAAGTGAGGGGGTATTCTATGTCAGGGGGTATATAAATCTGTAAGTGAGGGGGTATTCTATGTCAGGGGGtatataaatctgttttttttttaccgatGAATAGTTAACCCTGTACCCTATAAACACATGAGGTTCCTTACCAATTATATAGTGTACCCATCAGAAAGACCTGTAGTGATGAAATTTGATTACATAAACGTTAACAATGGGATCACCTGCTTGGAAAAATTCTCTGACTAGTCATTCTGGTCTAAACTGTAGTACAATTAGTTTAGATCTTCATTGGCTACTGATGTATCTTTTTCACATGCTGCTAGTCAGGGAATGACAAACATGCACATGCtgctgtgaaaacagaatttAGAATTTACATTTGTGTCATTTGCTTAGGGATACAAAAACCAACAAATAGGGATACAAAAACCAACAAAGAAAATTAACCTGCTGAGCTTAAGCTTTGTAATGTTTAGGATATATGAAATTCTCGACTTGTAACTTTGCTATAATGCCTCACTTAAGACCTTTAGACCTTAGAGTGTCTTGAAACAAGAAAGGTTTTGGGTCCTGTCCTCTGACTGAGGCAAAGTCTATAAAATTGTTACTCAATATTGGTAGTAAGTCTGGTTAGCCCCATTGTCATTATGATGTAATCGGGAGGCGTGTCAAATCGCTGTGTGCAAATGTGACATTTCATTatgatagcactataaaatcaTCCTTCTGCGGCCCTTTCATGTGTGGACAGCTGACCTTCATGTGTCCTTTGTTGTTGTGAGGGTGTAACGATACGAAACCCTCAAGTTAACAGGAAAATTCATCATAGAAAAAGTTTGATTTTAGGTCAGATAAAGGTGATGTTACGTGGCCATTACCATTCCTAACTTCACAGGTTTTCCATCCTCAGACGATACTGTAGACATTCTGTCAGGTTTGAAGTTCTTCTGATTATTTATCTTCAAGTGTAGACACACGACTGTGTGGAAAGTTGGTTTAGATACCATATATACAGAAAGGTTTTGAACCTTTCCAAAACTTTGTCTTGCCCTGAAAAGTTAAAAgatattttgtgtttgaaatGTAGATGTTTGAAAGTTGTTCTAAAACAGATCACCAGGTGTACAGAGAACACAGGGTTTGAGCTGTTACCACAGGTGTCTCTAATGCTATTGTTATTAGACATCCAACTCCTACAGTTTACTTAAAAGTTGCTGAGAGTTTGTCTGAAAGTTGTACACACAAGTTTTCTTGAGTTTTagatgtttttgttgtttttttgttgtggtTTTTAACAAAAACCTATAGAGTGTTGATATATTCTGGACAAATTCTGGCCAGCAATATTGTAAGGAGTGTTACAGCtgtaataaatgatattttgggACACTTTCAAACACCCATGgttacaaaataatacaaaattgatGTTTTCTATAATCCTGGGAGTAGAAAACACGTTAAATAAGGGTGCCCATGGAGATGTATGAATGAGATTTAAGTTATATGGAAGGAGGAGACATCacaaggtttattttgtttaaaaagaatGGAGACATTGTTTTGTATGTGTCTAAATATTGATGGTTTGCTCTGAAGTCTGAAATACTGTTTCTGATATTAATGGTCTGCTCCGAAGTCTGAAATACTATTTCTGGTATTGATGGTCTGCTGCGAAGTCTGAAACACTGTTTCTGATATTGATGGTCTGCTGCGAAGTCTGAAATACTATTTCTGATATTAATGGTCTGCTCCGAAGTCTGAAATACTATTTCTGGTATTGATGGTCTGCTGCGAAGTCTGAAACACTGTTTCTGATATTGATGGTCTGCTGCGAAGTCTGAAATACTATTTCTGATATTGATGGTCTGCTCCGAAGTCTGAAATACTATTTCTGGTATTGATGGTCTGCTGCGAAGTCTGAAACACTGTTTCTGATATTGATGGTCTGCTGCGAAGTCTGAAATACTGTTTCTGATATTGATGGTCTGCTCCAAAGTCTGAAATACAGTTTCTGATATTGATGGTCTGCTGCGAAGTCTGAAATACTGTTTCTGGTATTGATGGTCTGCTCCGAAGTCTGAAACACTGTTTCTGGTATTGATGGTCTGCTGCGAAGTCTGAAATACTGTTTCTGGTATTGATGGTCTGCTCCAAAGTCTGAAATACAGTTTCTGATATTGATGGTCTGCTCTGAAGTCTGAAATACTGTTTCTGATATTGATGGTCTGCTGCGAAGTCTGAAATACTGTTTCTGATATTGATGGTCTGCTCCGAAGTCTGAAATACTGTTTCTGATATTGATGGTCTGCTCTGAAGTCTGAAATACTGTTTCTGATATTGATGGTCTGCTCCGAAGTCTGAAACACTGTTTCTGATATTGATCGAGTCCAGGGCACTACTTTATGTAAGACCTGAGCAGCTTTAAAGCCTGCAGTAAGATTATTTTAAAGGTTTCTTTACATTTATGTacctttaaaatgaaaatagttTTGCATTTAAACATAGTTGTACAAATAAGTGAACTTTTGTCTGATTCATGCTCCTTTTGTGTGTTTTCAGAAGATTCCGGACCAATAGTCACCACAACTTCGAAATCCAGCaggtaaataaaataatacttccTGTCAATATGATGTCACCTCCTGTCAATATGACATTATATTGCATTACcttttatgttaaatatatgaTAACAATTTCTCTAAGTTATGACATCAGAAGAAAAATGATATCACTTCCTGCATTACTCAACAGATTAGAATCATCTTTGATGCATATAGAGACTTTCCCACACTGTGTTATTCATGTTAAATAATGATCAAAGCACGTCATATCAAATTGTCTCCAAGGGTTTTAGAAAATAACAATAGATGCAAGTAACAAAATCTGAATGAACAATGAGTTTCTGTGAATGTCTCGAACCCTGAGTGTTGTCATCGACTACAGTCTTGACTGGGCATTACTTATTGATAGCAGACATGTTAGTTTGATGGGTTTGATGTGTGTGGATGATTTGTAGCAGGCATGTGGCATATGTTTCTTGTCAGCTTCTGGTACAGCCACCCATTGATGGAGGtgaattgtatatttacataaatattaagAGTACATCAACCTTTTGATTTGTTATTTTCCAAGCTTTCCTCAAGGTCACCATGATGTTTGCTCAATATGTAGTACCTAAATACTTGAACCCCTTTCTATGACATCTGTAGTGATCCCTCAAGGTCATTGGGATGTTTGCTCAATATGTAGTACCTAAATAAGTGTAGCCCTTTCTATGTCAGTCTGAAGTGACAGTGTTAATACTGGCATCCTCATCAAACAGGTTATTATTGGTTGTCCTTATCACTTTCAAATAAAAACCTTAATGTTTTTACATGCTGGTCTTTGACAGGACATATTATAGTATGGTGTTGTCCACCTTCTGTCCCGAGTATTTGACAGGACATATTATAGTATGGTGTTGTCTACCTCCCGTCCCGAGTATTTGACAGGATATATTATAGTATGGTGTTGTCCACCTCCCGTCCCTGGGTTTTTGACAGGACATATTATAGTTGTGTTGCCACCTCCCGGTCCTGGAGTATTTGACAGGACATATATAGAAAGTGTGTCTACCTCCCGTCCCTGGGTATTGACAGGACATTTATAGTTATGGTTGTCACACCTTCCAGTGTCCGAGTATTTGACAGGACATAATTATAGTATGGTGTTTGTCCACCTTCCAGTCCCGAGTATCTTGAACAGGACATATATAGTATGGTGTTGTCTACCTCCCGTCCCCGAGTATTTGACAGGACATATTATAGTATGGTGTTGTCCACCTCCTGTCCCCGAGGATTTGACAGGACATATTATAGTATGGTGTTGTCCACCTCCTGTCCCCGAGTATTTGACAGGACATATTATAGTATGGTGTTGTCCACCTCCCGTCCCTGGGTATTTGACAGGACATATTATAGTATGGTGTTGTCCACCTCCCGTCCCCGAGTATTTGACAGGACATATTATAGTATGGTGTTGTCTACCTCCGTCCCTGGAGTATTTGACAGGACATATTATAGTATGGTGTTGTCCACCTCCCGTCCCCGAGTATTTGACAGGACATATTATAGTATGGTGTTGTCCACAGAACATAAGATCCGATATTTCTCACACACCATGATttggattatatacatgtgtaatttcATATTTCTATGATAAAATGCTGCTTCCATGAATATCCCAagtcattatatataaagaatcttttacatttctttttcatataatatatatgaaactATTGTTGTTTCTCTTTTTAAATCACCATAATctcaaaattaaaaagaaaaattgcATTGTTCATTATTGTCATATGAAATGGAACATATGTCAGATCCTGTATAACCAAAATAGAATACTATTTCTAAATAAATGTACAGCAAGTTCTCTCCCCTATACCATGCCACTGTTAGAGGACTACTGCTCTCCtcaatgatataattaactGTCTGTATTTTCTGTTACAGTGAAGTGGTAGAAAATGGACTCAATGATGCTAAGGAAAACCAAGAAGAGGTAACTTAACATTGTCATATGATGTGATCCATGTTTTCTTAGATATACAGTAAACTCCGGTTTTCAAGAAGTCAGTCGGACCATGAAAACAACTTCGTAGAAACCGGACTTCGTGAAACACGACCAGTCCTACCTGTCTAAAATTAGTCTCGATAGATATACCGTTCACCAGCTGGCTAGCTAGGCCTAGCGTAAATGTGTAAACACTAACTGTATGATCagtatttaaaaacaacaatcaCTGGACATTTTCTTAAACTTgtgttacattttaattattatttacaaattgttATTAACACAACGTGTGTACATTAGCCTATATACAGTACACGTGTACGTATCAGTTACACAGGAAAATATACCGGCGAGCGATCATCGAACATTTTTATTCATACTTTCGTAAAAAAGTCAGtcatttgtttctgttttgaaGAATAATGACACTTGTCAGCAAAGTCAGAAAGTTTGGTGATACACGTAAACATTGTTTCATCGACATTCTCGCGTGACTCTacgaacatttttattttgtcaacacTGTCCACGAACTCTACGAGAGTAGGAATTTTCAATTCAACCCCGGTATCACTATCGCTGTCCGACTCAGAGTCTTCCGATTTGttatccattttgttttttatttcctcAATAACATCACTCTGTGTTGTTTGTTCAGTGGTGACAATATCCTCGTTGATCGTCACAAAATCAGCAAGCGAGATTTGGTCCCCGGAGATAGATCTCCATTCATTGGCTAACGTTGCCAGAGGGATGTTGTCATCTTCGCTTGATGAGCTGTCACTCACCGAGGTCACGACCTCGTTATGCACGATTCCGGCCTTCAAAAAAAACAGTTACGAATCGTGGTGGGCGTGACAAACTTCCACGCTCGGTATATCCAGTCTACCGCAAGTCGGAGATTGATTTCAGGAGTGAGActtttatcaaaacatttcaGCAAGTATTCACTGAGGAATCGACGGTACTTCTGTTTCAAATTGTTTATTATGCCTTGGTCCATCGGTTGTAATTTCGATGTCGTGTTTGGAGGCAAAAACACAAGTTTGATTGAACTCAAACCCTCCACATGCGGATGAGCAGTGCAGTTGTCTAACAGCATCAAAACCTGACGACCCTGTCGATTGAACTTACGATAAAGGTTTAAAATCCATTCTCGGAATAGTTCCGTCACCATCCAGGCTTACTTGTTCGCGTGGTATTCCACGGGAAGACTTTTTACATTCTTAAAACATCTGGGATTTTTAAATTTCCCGATCACccaaaagttttaatttttcgATTCCCGAAGCATTAGCATTAGAATTCCTTTGTCGACATCAATCAAAATTTGGTGTTTCGTTTGAAGATCCAATATCTTTCTCTTTTTCGGAGTAGCCATTTTGACACCTTCCTTCGTGTATAAAGTGACAAACAAATGAACAGTGACTTGTTTTTACAGCGATTTATATCGGGTAGGGTTAATGAGTTGTTTTCACAGTtcgtacatacaggtaaattatccCGTGGGGACCCCCAGACCATATCGCACAAAGCGATAGTTCGTACATAGTGACTTCGTGAATACAGGATTAATTTACAAAGGTTTATATAGAGGCTCAGTAGGGGATTTTTAAAGACTTCGTGAAATGCGGTATATCGTTAAATCCGACTTCGTGAAATGTGGAGTTTACTGTAATTGGTTTGAaaaaacagatattttaaacattaaataaaatctGTAATACTAGTAGCATATTTGAATGCATGTGTTCTGTAAATTCATGGAAATTGAGagattcaaatttaaaacaagatttttgctttttatttttagattcGTTTTGACGAGATGGCCAACATAAAGAACAAATTTGAGGCTGGAGACAGTAAGGTCATGACATCTGCTGGAAAGGTCAATGTCCACGAAGAGATCTTAAATGTTCAGAGTGGTGAGTTTGAAAATGAACCAGAAAAGTTTGAGCAGTGGCAAAACCAGACGGAAGGCGGAGTCTATGAGAGTCAGCCACACGAAAATCCAGATGTCTTTAAAGAAGGTCAGAAAAATGTGGGAGAAGAACTCCCAGAAGTTGGTATGGCTAAAAATGTCTTGGAAAAATTCAAGAAAATACAAGAAGAAGGATATACTCCAGAAAAAAAGAAGGAATTAACCCCAGACAGAACTGGGAAATATGAGTATGTCAGTGAGCCACGGTCAGTCCTGGAGAAGCCGAAAGAAGTTGTAGAAGCAGGCGTTTTTGAGAGTCAGCCAACAGATCCAGAAGATGTTGTTCGGTCTTCAGACCATTTGCAAGAAGCTTTGCCAGAGCAAGGCTCCGCTAAGAATTTACTTGCTAAATTTAAACAGTTTGAGAGTGATGTTGGCAACAAACCTCCTCCAACTCCGGGACAAAGGGAGCTAACCCCAGACAGAAATACAAAGGGAGAGTATGTAAGTGAGCCAAGGTCACAATTCCAGCAATACGAGGGAAAGGTTGAATCTGGAGAATTTGAAAGTCAACCACAGGAATTTGAGGACATAGTCAAGTCTGGCAATTCTGTTGAAGAAGTACTTCCAGAAAAGGGCACAGCACATAATTTGGTTTCCAAGTTCAAACAATACCAATCTGAATCGGCTTCTCCTCCTTCACCACGACAGAAGAAAGAGCTGACACCAGACCGATCAGGAAAGGTGGAATATGTCAGTGAACCAAGGGGACAGGTTGAAGTTTATGAAGGCAAATCTGAAGCAGGCATTTTTGAAAGTAGTCCAGTTGACCAACCAGAAATTGTAAAGTCAGGAGACTTTCAGCCTGAACCACTACCAGAGGAAGGATATGCCAAAAATGTTGCTGCTAGATTCAAAGAATGGGAAAAATCTGGTGGCTCTTCCCCAACTGGTACTCCCATTCGACACAAGGAGTTCACACCCCCTAGGGAAGATGCAGATCGCACAGTGGCTGGAGTTTTGGAGAACACACCAGAGTCCCTGGACATAGCCCGAGAGACTGATTCACGATTTCAAGAAACAGAGTTACCAGAGAGAGGTATGGCGAAAAACATGCTTAACAAATTCAAGGAAATTCAGGCAAATTCACCGACCAGTCCACGTAACAAGAAGGAATTCACCCCACCCCCAGACCATGGCTCAGGTGTGTTTGAGAATAAGCCTGCTCCTTCTCTTGAAATTGATGTCCGACAAGCAGAAAGTGGAATTCTAGAGAGTTCACCGGTAGCCCGGGAAGATGTTGCTAAAGAACATGTGTCTGCAGAGGAAACCGTTCCTGAACAAGGATATGCCAAGAACATGGTCAACCGATGGAAGCAGATGGAATCTGTGAGTGCCAAATCATCGCCATCCCCAAGATACAAAGAATTCACACCCCCAAGAGACAACCTGATGAGTCCAAAGTCCCCTGCAGGTTTAAACAGCAGTGTAAACCCGAACGACCTTCCAGGCCAGTACCAGGAGCAGGTGTCGGCAGGTGTTTATGAGAACACACCGGAGCACAAAGAAGGTGTCTTCCGGGAGGCAGACACGGACTTCGAGGAGGGCCTTCCAGCCAAGGACACAACCAGATCATTATTACAGAGATTCAAGTCTATACAGGACCAGGCTAAGGAGGCACAGGACACGCCCAAACCTATCTCCagaaaagtaggtcacagtttCTTAATTCTCTTGAAAGTCTGTGTGTCGGTGTACaattatgttgttgttttcaatCTTTCTTCACAGTGTAATTATCAGATAAATTCtcttaaatttgttaaattttatcCTAATATAAGTTTAGTGTCATGGTGAATGACAGTCCTAATGTATCCTAACACAACAGGTATTAGGACTGACTTTCTCCTATCCTTTAactcattttattttcaagcgCTGTGAAGTTAGAATAATTTGTCAGTGAATTTCTTTAAATGCACATATCTGCTCAAAACAGGtgtttttaagtgtttttaatgtttctaaATTAGGCATATTATggctttaatttattttcaacatttgcTTGAAAATGTAATTGATACTTTAATAGATTTGAATTACCATAGCAGATATTTGCATTATAATAAGATGTTATTAAAGAAGCATGGTGATATGATAATTGTGACAAATTGATGTCTTGTTGAAAATGTAGTTTTCGCTGTGTTTATATTATATGCTAGTGTTAAAGTTGTACTCGGagattatttatataaacatacacagAAAAACAGGTAACTGTAACCAGGTCATTCACATCTCTGATGTGGAGAAAATTAACTTTGGTTTGAAGTGTGGACTTTTGTTATGGTTTGGCTAGTACTACATTTGTTAAGATTTCAGGAGACcagatatatgtaatacatttctcttaAAAAAAGTTTGAATGAATCAGgtgatattatatttatatgacaGAAACCAGGTTTGATTTAAACAATAAATTGgactttgtttttaatttttaacatAGATACTTTTTTTTTCGAGAATTCTACTAGTCTTTATAAATCTTAACACATGTAGGTCTTGAGATATTTGTGAATAAACAGGTATTTCTTTATTATGGCTTACCAAATATAATAAACTTGTAGGAATTTTTTTCAGTGATACAATGGCATGTATTGTTTACACAGAGCTTTTGTTAGTAGGATTTTTTACAGCATTCAGACATTTTAGGTGCCAGTGATGTTCCAATCTACCTGCTGAGTGAAGTCTAACTTGTACAACAATATTTGGTGTAAACTTGTGATTTCTTATTTCCATCCTTGCTTTcatttacaatgtcttattcTAGGAATCAAACGAAAATGGAAACTCACCTGCTCCTGAAACTAAGAAGGTTTGTTTTACTGTAGAGAAAACCTCAGAATTCTTTCTCCCTCAATCCACCTGAGGAtgtctttgtttattattttctttttcactttttgtgattttttattgtgtttagCACAAggcttatctccctttgataaCTCTTTGTAGTTAAGTAAATCAGCATTATAATGTATCGGTTAATGATGTAAACTCTATACCTATAGTCTGTTTTCTAGGttacagtataataaatagTGGCTATATTATGAGACAACCAAGTTAGAAAAACATGTcttattcatgtatatatttcttaaaCTGTTCATATCCTTTTGTCTGTTGAGATCTCTGCCTGTCTGTGTTGTAGTTAATTAGATGAATTAACTAACTAGATACTAGATACTATTTGTTCAATTTAAGAACAAACAAACCTGCTCTTTAGGTTTATTCTTCTtgtaaataatgaaaaagacaaacaaaaaattcaaaaacaaaccaaaaaaaaagtatgtattgacaaattcatattttgtgttttgaggattttgattttttttcacgaTTAGACTTGAACAAATCTGTCTTTAGTTTACCAGCTGTTTgtgtttattattgtttataaccTGTTTCCTCTCCTTGTTTACTAACTCTTCAATATATTAGATAGTTATTAATATCTGTAATGATTATCCACTACAAATATAGAGTCAGATCATTTTATTTGGTGTTGGATGAAGGTGAGGAATAGGCCAGAAAGCATGCCCATATCTCCATAGTTACTGTCTGTCCTGCTTTATATTAACAAACTTGAAGCAGATTCGTGTCTGATTCTGTCAGATGCGACCTAGGAGATGCTGCCATGTTCCTTGAGAGGAGATCTACTTGTTTACTAATTTTCTAGTTAGTTTTAAGATTATATTTGATACTAATATTAACCTTGtattctttatttcatttattgtttGTGTTAGTTTGTGCTTATACTTGATATTAATTAATTGTGTTAAATTTTGTACTAAACATTTAGTTCATATTTAACCGGATGACTTACACGCATGCATTTTATTGTGGAGCTTGTTCAAATATATGTGGATCCGAAGTTAGCATGTGCGaattgatgttgttgtttttattttaattttttttcaggaaTTAAGACAGTAGTTTCCATAAAATAATTTCCCTAAATGTCATCACTAACTCCCATTAATAAGGCAGCGTAAAGGGAAGTAATCACATTATAAtacaagagttatttcccttcaatCATgttcctgtaatatacagtacattgaaggtttaaatatttcagataaTTGCATTGAGATTTTATGTATGAGGTcaacaattatataaatttatagtTGTGTAAATTGTTGTTATGAGTTGTTGGTTTGAAGTTATTATAGGATTCTGTggtatattgattttttttgcaGAACTTACTATC contains the following coding sequences:
- the LOC117336894 gene encoding probable serine/threonine-protein kinase kinX isoform X11 — protein: MSQFDALLDFGDPAPAANGTVQKTDDFDPFSASPTIDMKGSASGDLLGDFSFDSQVSQQTNGTHNDTDVLTGFSAPSNNINPLYDLINTDLEPDEAPTNSAALSSNPLYEMSTDYEEPQKPDMATTESDNPMYGYLSSEENTNGSPSEDLMGTSTTVTSDDSGVTMETAQTSEEELIMVSGEKSVVENGENMCENVNVVNGDASSYQEEVVCDQGEIIENDVQEDVVPQEDATTEQFVDQDIQDGISESVDTAAVSSGELEDKPTYDEEESEETVQEVSMDTYMQSAQDEQNIAEQEADENPRQVEEEKVPYEEEQLIEPVQTEVVETQPELVQTEEPQVPEPVAEPETYHEPEPAQGEVEPEPEEQYVEEEVVQEVQEDVHVAPQVQEEEVAPQPEEEEVAPQPQEEEVVPQPQEEEVPPQPQEEEVLQQPQEEEVPPQPQEEEVPPQPQEEEVPPQPQEEEVLQQPQEEEVPPQTTEAEVAPQFQEEEVVPQSQEEEVVPEPSMSEDQQAINQQDVVTEQKDNKTVTTKTEETTTTKQEDSGPIVTTTSKSSSEVVENGLNDAKENQEEIRFDEMANIKNKFEAGDSKVMTSAGKVNVHEEILNVQSGEFENEPEKFEQWQNQTEGGVYESQPHENPDVFKEGQKNVGEELPEVGMAKNVLEKFKKIQEEGYTPEKKKELTPDRTGKYEYVSEPRSVLEKPKEVVEAGVFESQPTDPEDVVRSSDHLQEALPEQGSAKNLLAKFKQFESDVGNKPPPTPGQRELTPDRNTKGEYVSEPRSQFQQYEGKVESGEFESQPQEFEDIVKSGNSVEEVLPEKGTAHNLVSKFKQYQSESASPPSPRQKKELTPDRSGKVEYVSEPRGQVEVYEGKSEAGIFESSPVDQPEIVKSGDFQPEPLPEEGYAKNVAARFKEWEKSGGSSPTGTPIRHKEFTPPREDADRTVAGVLENTPESLDIARETDSRFQETELPERGMAKNMLNKFKEIQANSPTSPRNKKEFTPPPDHGSGVFENKPAPSLEIDVRQAESGILESSPVAREDVAKEHVSAEETVPEQGYAKNMVNRWKQMESVSAKSSPSPRYKEFTPPRDNLMSPKSPAGLNSSVNPNDLPGQYQEQVSAGVYENTPEHKEGVFREADTDFEEGLPAKDTTRSLLQRFKSIQDQAKEAQDTPKPISRKESNENGNSPAPETKKVKKHVSE
- the LOC117336894 gene encoding probable serine/threonine-protein kinase kinX isoform X10 — encoded protein: MSQFDALLDFGDPAPAANGTVQKTDDFDPFSASPTIDMKGSASGDLLGDFSFDSQVSQQTNGTHNDTDVLTGFSAPSNNINPLYDLINTDLEPDEAPTNSAALSSNPLYEMSTDYEEPQKPDMATTESDNPMYGYLSSEENTNGSPSEDLMGTSTTVTSDDSGVTMETAQTSEEELIMVSGEKSVVENGENMCENVNVVNGDASSYQEEVVCDQGEIIENDVQEDVVPQEDATTEQFVDQDIQDGISESVDTAAVSSGELEDKPTYDEEESEETVQEVSMDTYMQSAQDEQNIAEQEADENPRQVEEEKVPYEEEQLIEPVQTEVVETQPELVQTEEPQVPEPVAEPETYHEPEPAQGEVEPEPEEQYVEEEVVQEVQEDVHVAPQVQEEEVAPQPEEEEVAPQPQEEEVVPQPQEEEVPPQPQEEEVLQQPQEEEVPPQPQEEEVPPQPQEEEVPPQPQEEEVLQQPQEEEVPPQTTEAEVAPQFQEEEVVPQSQEEEVVPEPSMSEDQQAINQQDVVTEQKDNKTVTTKTEETTTTKQEDSGPIVTTTSKSSSEVVENGLNDAKENQEEIRFDEMANIKNKFEAGDSKVMTSAGKVNVHEEILNVQSGEFENEPEKFEQWQNQTEGGVYESQPHENPDVFKEGQKNVGEELPEVGMAKNVLEKFKKIQEEGYTPEKKKELTPDRTGKYEYVSEPRSVLEKPKEVVEAGVFESQPTDPEDVVRSSDHLQEALPEQGSAKNLLAKFKQFESDVGNKPPPTPGQRELTPDRNTKGEYVSEPRSQFQQYEGKVESGEFESQPQEFEDIVKSGNSVEEVLPEKGTAHNLVSKFKQYQSESASPPSPRQKKELTPDRSGKVEYVSEPRGQVEVYEGKSEAGIFESSPVDQPEIVKSGDFQPEPLPEEGYAKNVAARFKEWEKSGGSSPTGTPIRHKEFTPPREDADRTVAGVLENTPESLDIARETDSRFQETELPERGMAKNMLNKFKEIQANSPTSPRNKKEFTPPPDHGSGVFENKPAPSLEIDVRQAESGILESSPVAREDVAKEHVSAEETVPEQGYAKNMVNRWKQMESVSAKSSPSPRYKEFTPPRDNLMSPKSPAGLNSSVNPNDLPGQYQEQVSAGVYENTPEHKEGVFREADTDFEEGLPAKDTTRSLLQRFKSIQDQAKEAQDTPKPISRKESNENGNSPAPETKKMFEQEDSGVKKHVSE